From Daucus carota subsp. sativus chromosome 6, DH1 v3.0, whole genome shotgun sequence:
ACCCTCAAGCGGATAAATAATAGGAAAGCAAAAGCTAATAAGTTTCATCTTGAATCTCGGATCCATCACAGCCCCTATAGACATCATGAGATTACTTTCCCCCCAGTATTTATCGAACTTCTCTTGCATTGTACCTGCCATTTCTCTCATGTAGGAATTTGAATCAACTACTTTTTTATCTAGCAATTCTTTCACCCTTTTAAGTTCTGAAAGAAATAAGTTAGAGGTGGGGTACTCGCTTCCTGAAACTATTCTAGTAGCATCATCAAACACCCTTAATAAAGAACAAACATGACCTACTttcacccaatcttcttcacttggaacataTTCCCTAAATGATTTGTCCCAAACAGCATATCTAGGAAAGACTTGTTTAAATTGCAGACCACAATATAACATGTGATAAGTAGTGTTCCACCTCGTAGAAACATCTAAAATCAGCTTTTTTGGCTTAATTTGCAGCAACTCAGAAATTTCAGCCCACTTTTTTCTTCGACCTTCTGAAAAACCAATATATTTGATCCCATCCCTCACTCTACTAACAATTGACATAATAGGTTTAAGCCCATCTTGAACGCAAAGATTTAGTATGTGTGCACTACAACGCACATGGAATAATTGACCTTCAACTGGTAATGATGGTTTCCTAATGATAaaagaatcttttaaatttcttATAGCTACATCATTCGCCTTTGCATTATCCACCGTTACTGTCCCAATTTTATCTTGAATTTTCCAATCAACCAAACATTTATATAAAGAATCAGAAATAACATCGCCAGAATGAGGTGGGGGAACATTGCAAAAGTTTATAATCCTCGAATTTAATTTCCATTTTTCATCAATCCAATGGGCAGTGATAACCATGTAGCCAAGCTTTTGACAACTAGAAGTCCACATATCAGTTGTGATATTGATTCTCCAGGCAGACCTAAACAActctattaatttctttttttcaatttcataTGTACTCCTACAATCACCTTTTAATGTTCCTCGagttattttttgataa
This genomic window contains:
- the LOC135147241 gene encoding zinc finger BED domain-containing protein RICESLEEPER 2-like; the encoded protein is MLRLMKEMDSSKNKKKTNAPNIEIIPENAPYMDDSHITVRSFADESFSDEDVEQEEVSKLSTKRKRDVQDVAANENRNSEEPEIGSEKDGSVPVPETSDQPFQKKPKKKTSGVWEYMDTINVKGVERYRCTLCSKLFLKNKTSSTSSMKRHLEKCVKAHSGTLQPQLQVRRGLGDEVQVSAFKYDHALMREKVSHYVMINELPFLHVESFMWNEVMKTATPFYQKITRGTLKGDCRSTYEIEKKKLIELFRSAWRINITTDMWTSSCQKLGYMVITAHWIDEKWKLNSRIINFCNVPPPHSGDVISDSLYKCLVDWKIQDKIGTVTVDNAKANDVAIRNLKDSFIIRKPSLPVEGQLFHVRCSAHILNLCVQDGLKPIMSIVSRVRDGIKYIGFSEGRRKKWAEISELLQIKPKKLILDVSTRWNTTYHMLYCGLQFKQVFPRYAVWDKSFREYVPSEEDWVKVGHVCSLLRVFDDATRIVSGSEYPTSNLFLSELKRVKELLDKKVVDSNSYMREMAGTMQEKFDKYWGESNLMMSIGAVMDPRFKMKLISFCFPIIYPLEGESEKQHAHLKVVLNDCKSKCKDNPICYIGMTTQQ